AGCTGCCCGCCGAACTGTCGTCTCCGGAGGCACGCTGGATGCGCGCCGTGCGCGAGGTTCTCGCAAAGACCGAGGACGTGGGCGACCGTTTTGCCGACGAGGCGCGCCGGATGCACTACGGCGAAACCGAAGAGCGTGGGATCCGCGGCCAGGCGACCCGCGAGCAGACCGAAGCGCTGCTCGACGAGGGCATTCCGGTGCTGCCGCTGGCCATTCCCGCGGCGCTCAAGGAAACGCTGCAGTAACCGCCTGCCGATTCAAGCCGTGAACTGCAGTGCGGCCAGGCGGGCATAGACCCCGCCTTGCGCCACCAGCGTGGCATGCGTTCCCTGTTCGACGATGCCGCCGTGGTCCAGCACCACGATGCGGTCGGCCTTTTGCACAGTGGCCAGGCGGTGCGCGATCACGAGCGTGGTGCGGCCTTCCATGGCCGATTCGAGCGCCGCCTGCACCATGCGCTCGCTCTCCGCGTCGAGCGCGCTCGTGGCCTCGTCGAGCAGCAGCAGCGGCGGGTTCTTGAGAATGGCGCGTGCAATTGCGATGCGCTGGCGCTGTCCGCCCGACAGGCGCACCCCCCGCTCGCCCAGGAAGGTGTCGTAGCCCTCGGGCAGCGCCTGCAGGAAATCGTGCGCAAAGGCCGCGCGGGCGGCGGCATGCACTTCGTCGGCCGTCGCGTCGGGGCGGCCGTAGCGGATGTTCTCGAAAGCGCTGGCCGAGAAGATCACGGCGTCCTGCGGCACCAGGCCGATGCGGGTGCGCAGGTCGGGCAGCGCGAGCGAGGCCAGCGGGGTGCCGTCGAGCAGCAGTTGGCCTGATTGCGGATCGTAGTAGCGCAGCAGCAACTGGAACACCGTGCTCTTGCCCGCGCCGCTCGAACCCACCAGCGCCACTGTTTCGCCCGGAGCGATGTCGAGGCTGAAGTTCTTCAGCGCCGGTGTGCCGGGCCGCGAAGGGTAGTGAAAAGTCACGGCGTTGAACGTGATGGCACTTCCCGCCGCCGGAATCTGTGCCGCAATCGGGCTCGACGGGGAAAC
This genomic window from Variovorax paradoxus contains:
- a CDS encoding DUF1178 family protein — encoded protein: MKVLDLRCSHGHGFEGWFASNEAFETQLAAGLVECPVCADTRIVKLLSAPRLNLGNAKAPTETAASSSAEPAKAQLPAELSSPEARWMRAVREVLAKTEDVGDRFADEARRMHYGETEERGIRGQATREQTEALLDEGIPVLPLAIPAALKETLQ